The segment AATCGGCATGATCATTGCGTGTATTAACGCTTCCCAGGGACTAAAGGAATAGGCAGTCCAGGGTGACGGTGTGATAGAATCATGATGAACTTTATGAAACGTTTTAAAGAACAAGCGAGTGTGCATCAGGCGATGCGTCCAATAAAAATAAAAGTCCTGAATCGTTAGGATAAGAATTACGCTAAGAATTAAATAGCCCCAACCGTAATCTTCCACTTTATCATAAAATTTAAAATAACCGTATTGTTTTAGAGTGAGGACGATAAAAGTTACCAGCGTATATACTATCACCGAAGAAACGGAATATAAAAACTCTTTTCTAAACTGGGACGATTTGGCGATCCTATCTTGGATTTTTCTATGCTGGAAAGGATGCTTCCAAACGTACAATACGGTAAAGACGATACTCGCAGATAAGAAGTATCTTAAAAAATCGATCAGAAAGATTTTTGGAATATGCGGAATTATACCCGATACGGCTTGAAAAAAAGGAACTTGCTCGTTCATAGTTTATCCTCAAAAAACCGGGGCTTAGTCCCGGGATTTACGGACGATTAGAGCTTATTTTTAGATCCTCCTCTTATTGAATTCTGCAAAAAGTCTATCAAATCCGGATTCGATCAGCTTTTTCCGATTCTTCTCCGGTTCTTAAAATCAGTAGGATGACTTTATGATTTCTTTAAAAGTTCAATGGGAAGGAGCAAATGGCCCGAAACGAAGGTCCGCAAGGCTTTTGTTTGTGCAATACAGGTGAAATAATCGCTTATGGGATCATACTTGTTCTTATTTTTGCCCTTGATCGTGCCATAAAATAATGTTTAAGAAATCAAGACTTTTTTGACGCAATCGGGTCCGGGACGATTATTCAAAAGAATTATAATTTTCGTAACGCTTCGATAGTCTTCACTTCTATTCTTGCGATACCTGATGTAACGGTTTATTCGTCGCGCTCCGATTCTGCAGTAGTCCGGGAGTTTCAGGAGTTAATTAAATTTCGTCGTCTTTGCTGAAAAATTTATAAGATACCGATATCGTTCAAGCGGAACATTTCCGGTTATGTTACCCTCTTCTTAATTCGAATAGGGAAAGGATTTATGCGCAAACAAATAAAACGAAACAAGAATTCGATTCAGGATTACATTAATAATTTTAGAATATCCTTCGGAATCGTGCAAGAATGAATACTGAATACAAAGGTTAGGAAGTCTTACCTATAAAATCATCTCCCATTGAGTCCGGTAGCGTTTCGAATGCGGAATTTTGGGATCACAAATGAAGCAAACCAAATGTAAAACGATTCTCGTTCTAATGTTTTTCTCCTCGTTACGTAATTTAAGCGCAAAATCTTATGTCTTTGGGAGTATCGGAACTCAGTTTGATCTCGGTCGACTTGGAAAGACGATAACGCAAGACGGTCAAAATGCATATAGCTATTACGATGTACAATCCTCCGATAGATAAATATGAATTTCGGGTGAAGGAATTTTAGGATGGAAGGTCTTTTCGAAGGATCCTAATATATATTTCCATTAAAAATACAATTAATATAGAATATTTTGATGTTTAAATATTAAGATTGATACATATATTACTCCCATAATTCGTATATTGGAGCAGAATCGACTGACAGCCCAACCGAGACTCCTTGAAGCAAGCCTTTGTGAATCAAAAATTGTCTAAGGAGAAATTTCTCAACTTTTCGATTTCTTCATAAACTCTTTAAACGAATTTAGGGAAAACTTTATAAAATTCTCTCTGCTATCCTGCCGAATTAACCATCGAAATATCCGTATCCTTACTCCAAACCGCAACCAGGGTTAAGGATATTTCGATAGAATTTTCCCGAATTCGAGTCTTTAAACTTATGTTATCTATGAAAGTTTCGAGGAAACTTACATTGTTTCAAACGTAATTACAGACTGGCGATAATGGCTCCCATTGCCGCCATTACAACAAATGAGCAAGCACATTCGAATAACCATAACTTAGCTTTTCTGCCCATCCAAATAACTTCGATCGAAGTAGCAGTTACTAAAAAGCCGAACCAAACCCAAAGAGCGCAAATGACACCTCTCCAAATTCCAACGCCGCTCAGGAAAGGAGAGGAAGATGCAAACAAATAAATTACGGCCAGTCCGTAAGCAGTGATAAAATTCGATAATAGGTTCCACAATAATTGAGGTACCATATCGGAAAATTTTTCATTTCCGGTCGGATGAACGTCGGCCAATTTCATCCAAAGTTTCCCGAACAGAGGCCCATGAAATAAAAACCCGAGGATGAACGCCGCGAGAGCGGCTAAACTAACAGCCATTAAATTGATCGGTAACATAATATCTCCAATATCGTAATCGTCGGTTTTAAAATTATTCTTCGAAAACCGTAAGTCGGAATAGATTTACATACTAATTGGTATGTTGTAAACAAAATTTTTTATCGATATATTTTTTGTTGCACTTGAATTTAATCGATTCGTTATTGAATTAAAGCGTATTCGGCCATGAAAGAAACCAAGGCTACTTTGAAGAAATCCCGTAATCTTGAAATTACAAGAAAGCAAATTCTAGAAGTTGCTTTTATGAATTTCTTTAAATACGGTTTTCAGGGCACTAGCATGGATGACCTTGTAGAGCAAACTTCCTTGACTAAAGGCGCCTTTTATCATCAATTCCCTACCAAACTTGCGCTAGGTTATGCGGTCGTTGACGAGGTTTTAACATCTCTTATCGTCGATCGTTGGGTTAAGCCGCTTGAGGAGTATGAAAATCCCATTATAGGAATTATGGAGCTCATGCAGCGTCATATCGGCGATGCGAAGCCCGAGATTCTTAAGTTCGGTTGCCCGTTGAATAACCTAGTACAGGAAATGTCGCCTGTGGATAAGGGTTTTAAGATTCGTCTTCAGGCAGCTCTTAAGTTGTGGATCGATGAACTGGAAAAATTTCTAACACGGGCTAAGAAGGCGGGATATATAAAAAAAGAGATTAATACCAATGAAGCGGCACATTTTATAGTAATGGCTCACGAGGGCTTTTACGGACTTATCAAAGGAGTGGGTGACCACCAGCTTTTCGGCATTCTATTTAAAGCAATGAGCCGATATTTCGATTCGATCTCAAGATGAATTTTAAATATATTTAAAATTCATCTTTTTAAACGGTGAATTGTCTAGTTATGGCGACAAAAACTTGGAGATAGAATAGATTATCTTTGAACTGCCATTCGCATAATCGCAGAAATACGAGGCATTCGATTACCATCGATCAAGTATAGACTAATTTGATGCATTCAATCAGTCAAAATTTTTGTCGTCGATGTTGTGCCATTTTCTCCTTAACAAATAAATAACGTCTAAATGTAAAAGTTTCCGTCAGATTATCGTTTCGTTATATCGCATACTTCATTTCTAAAAGCTAAACACCGAAATAATTGATCATAGATTTTCATTTACGACAATTTGAATCTTCCCGTCGGTCATGTGTCGGTTATAATAAGCGTAAGCTTCTGCCGCTTGAGCCAAATTGAATTGCTTCCGAATCTTAGGCTTAAAAATTCCATTTACATTATTGATGACTTCTCGCGATAGTCGAAATCTGGCGAATAGAGATAGAGATTTTACGTAGTATTCGGATTCGAAGAATTCCACTTTCCAGCCGTTGAACAATTTTTGGGCTTCGAATTGCATAGGCCCGGTATTGAAATAGCCGTACATACATAATGTCGATCCTTGAGGCATTGAGCGAATCAGAATTAAAGGCATCTCTCCGCCTATGCAGTCAAAGCCGTATGCGCAATTTACTTTTTTGCATAATTCGGTAAGTTGCAATTCGAAATCAGGGTCCGCTTGATTAAGCACGTATGAAGCGCCTTCTTCCTTGCAGATAATAGCTTGCTCCTCCCTACGAACGATAGCGATGCTTTTCAATCCGTAACTATGGGCAACACGCATCGTCATTCGGGCAACTGCACCGGCTGCAGCCGTAATGAAAAAATATTTAGATCCGGAAGCCTTGGCCCACTTTGCCATTCCGACACCTGTGATTGGATTGGCGACAGACGATGCTGCCTCTTGAAATTGCACGTCGTTTGGAAGTACGATTAACTTCAATGCGTCTGCTAAAACGTATTCGGCAAAGACACCATTTTTACTATATAAAGCTACGCGCCTACCGATTCTCAAGCGACCGATAATGCCTCTGCCAGCCGCGACTACCACGCCAGCCCCTTCGAATCCAACTCCACGAGGATAAGGATAATCCAAAGTCGAACTATAGACTCCCCTGATATGGTAAAGATCGTTAGGATTCATTGATCCTCTATTAACTTTTACAAGAACCTGACCCGGCCCCGGTTTCGGAATATCTATTTCAGTAATCGTAATATAGTTTCTTATTTTGTCCGGATTTAAAAGCGCCTCTTCGGGCAAAGGTCCGAGTTGACGAAGTGCTTTCATTTTGCTAGGTAGATTGTTTATCATCGATTAATTCTCAAAAATTTATTTTTTGGTGCTAAGATCAGTATATTGCCGTCGATATCTTTGAGTATTGCAGATTGACTTCCCCTTCGGCTCACAAGAGTTCCCCCCTCGCTGATTATTTTCTTTATTGCGGTATCAAGGTTTTGCACTTGAAAGCCGGTTGCAACGAACCCCATTTCGGTCATCGTACGCGGTTTTTTTGAGGACGATTTGTTATAAGTGAAAATTTCGAAAGTTGGACCTCCTTCGCTATAACCGGGTAATTCAACATGCCGACCACGCACTACAGCCCCGTTTATGCCGGTTAGATTTTCGATGAATTCCCCTCTGTAATTCCTTTCGAATCCTGTAGCGGAAGTCCCCAACGCTTTAGTATAAAAATTCATTGTCTTAATCCAATCTGTTGAATTAATATTTACGTGAAGAAATCGTATTGCGTCGACTTTCGCGGGTGCCAACTTGAAGCTAATCCGTACTAACGAATTTAACGATCGATATATTGTGCGCGGAGTTACTGGCGCAGGAAATGGTAGATGGATCTCGAAAACATTTCCATCCGGATCAGTTGCGTATGCCGCGGGAACTTTTTCCAAATCTTTGAATGAACTGAGTATTTTACCGCCGTTTTTTAAGATTTGTTCGATCAAACCGGGGATATCATCGCTCTCAAAGCAAATATGAGCGTAACCTAAATCATTCGGCAAAGGCGATTCGATATTCGATTTATCACTTTTTAGGATGGTCAATAACGGTCCTTGCTCGTCATAGCCTGCTGTTCTAAGAGATATAACCGACTTGATTGATCCGTCTAAACTCCATACTGCCTCTTCCTTAGATCTTTGAGCTCCTAAGGCGTTTCGATAGAATTCCGAAAGTCGCTCCGGATTCGGGCTGTTTAAAATCAAGGTGGCATATGAAAAATCAATGTTGTCTATCTTATGATAGTCGCTCTGAGATGAGGTTATAGCCCACCAAAATGAGATGCCGGTAATCAAAATGCAGATTGCGATAAGTAATTTTTTCATTTTGCTTTCATTTGCGGCTTTCTTTCATAGACGTTCATAGCAGTGCATTTCCTTTGCAACGATCAAAACTTTAATTTGTATCGCGCGATTAACCCGCGTATTTGCCTTAATAGATCGGACCGAAAAATTAGTGTACATATGAGATAGAACCTGGAACAGATTCGAACTGTATTTATGATATCCGAATTGTAGGGAATCCGCTTGAATGATTCCGACGCGGTTAAAAAATTTTGGGTACATGATGCCGGTATCATTCAAGCCAAATGGATTCCGCTGTTTTAAAATGAATCATTGAAGAGATACATATGACTTTAAACAGAATAGTAATTTATCTAGTTGTATTCGGTTATGTAATTGTGAATATTTTTATGCAGATGGATTTTTTTACCGGAAGAAATATTTGGGCAAAATATTATCAGGTAGATACCGGCCTTACGTCGAATCAGAACCAAGAGTTTGGAACTGGCGAGCTCGAAGCGGGAAGAAAAGCATATTACGCAAAGACGGCTTTTTTGCTGTATTTGTTAATTTTACTGGTTTTCAACGTTCCGTTCCCGCTTGGGGGAGTAAGACCCAAAGGAGTACGAGCAATTTAGGAACGAGAGTAGCCGCTCCCAAGGGAAGCTAAGATGCGACTATTCCCGCTAAAGGAATAGAAAGACTGTTCAATGATAGTAACGCAAGGGCCGTCTTTGCTGCTTGTTTTTCTTTTCCATTTAAAAAAATAAATGAGAAATACCAGAGAGAACATACGAGCATAGGCAGGGGTCCCCAAAGGAAGTTAACAACGAAGATATTTTGCGGGAGATGAGAAAAGCAATAAAGCAGCCTGCTAATTTTTTTTTAGGCTTAGAGGTTCTCGATCGAAGCATTTTTGTTTAAATCATAAGTGTAAACCCATGAAACTAATTGATACTATTCAAAAGACTTGCAAAGCTAAACATTTTCAAACCTGCCTGAAATTTAGGATTTGTCCAGCTTTCGATTTCCGATTTTTCTTGGATGATTTCTTTAATTTCGGCTAACTGATTTCAGACCGTTTCCTTTAACTTTACGCTGATTCCGGTTAACATCGAATCAATCCTTTTGAAAGAATATCAAAAC is part of the Leptospira broomii serovar Hurstbridge str. 5399 genome and harbors:
- a CDS encoding sterol desaturase family protein → MNEQVPFFQAVSGIIPHIPKIFLIDFLRYFLSASIVFTVLYVWKHPFQHRKIQDRIAKSSQFRKEFLYSVSSVIVYTLVTFIVLTLKQYGYFKFYDKVEDYGWGYLILSVILILTIQDFYFYWTHRLMHTRLFFKTFHKVHHDSITPSPWTAYSFSPWEALIHAMIMPIVASLFPVHTIALVIFMTFQIIRNVLGHSGYEMLPSWIISNGILKHINTNTNHDMHHQYFRYNFGLYTTIWDSIFGTVHPDYEKTFRKITERKPLNVQQELKA
- a CDS encoding TetR/AcrR family transcriptional regulator translates to MKETKATLKKSRNLEITRKQILEVAFMNFFKYGFQGTSMDDLVEQTSLTKGAFYHQFPTKLALGYAVVDEVLTSLIVDRWVKPLEEYENPIIGIMELMQRHIGDAKPEILKFGCPLNNLVQEMSPVDKGFKIRLQAALKLWIDELEKFLTRAKKAGYIKKEINTNEAAHFIVMAHEGFYGLIKGVGDHQLFGILFKAMSRYFDSISR
- a CDS encoding VOC family protein; translation: MKKLLIAICILITGISFWWAITSSQSDYHKIDNIDFSYATLILNSPNPERLSEFYRNALGAQRSKEEAVWSLDGSIKSVISLRTAGYDEQGPLLTILKSDKSNIESPLPNDLGYAHICFESDDIPGLIEQILKNGGKILSSFKDLEKVPAAYATDPDGNVFEIHLPFPAPVTPRTIYRSLNSLVRISFKLAPAKVDAIRFLHVNINSTDWIKTMNFYTKALGTSATGFERNYRGEFIENLTGINGAVVRGRHVELPGYSEGGPTFEIFTYNKSSSKKPRTMTEMGFVATGFQVQNLDTAIKKIISEGGTLVSRRGSQSAILKDIDGNILILAPKNKFLRINR
- a CDS encoding alcohol dehydrogenase catalytic domain-containing protein, which gives rise to MKALRQLGPLPEEALLNPDKIRNYITITEIDIPKPGPGQVLVKVNRGSMNPNDLYHIRGVYSSTLDYPYPRGVGFEGAGVVVAAGRGIIGRLRIGRRVALYSKNGVFAEYVLADALKLIVLPNDVQFQEAASSVANPITGVGMAKWAKASGSKYFFITAAAGAVARMTMRVAHSYGLKSIAIVRREEQAIICKEEGASYVLNQADPDFELQLTELCKKVNCAYGFDCIGGEMPLILIRSMPQGSTLCMYGYFNTGPMQFEAQKLFNGWKVEFFESEYYVKSLSLFARFRLSREVINNVNGIFKPKIRKQFNLAQAAEAYAYYNRHMTDGKIQIVVNENL
- a CDS encoding DUF1761 domain-containing protein is translated as MLPINLMAVSLAALAAFILGFLFHGPLFGKLWMKLADVHPTGNEKFSDMVPQLLWNLLSNFITAYGLAVIYLFASSSPFLSGVGIWRGVICALWVWFGFLVTATSIEVIWMGRKAKLWLFECACSFVVMAAMGAIIASL
- a CDS encoding porin OmpL1, yielding MKQTKCKTILVLMFFSSLRNLSAKSYVFGSIGTQFDLGRLGKTITQDGQNAYSYYDVQSSDR